In one window of Episyrphus balteatus chromosome 3, idEpiBalt1.1, whole genome shotgun sequence DNA:
- the LOC129915435 gene encoding myosin light chain alkali isoform X1, with protein MADVPKREVENVEFVFEVMGSPGEGIDAFDLGDALRSLNLNPTLALIEKMGGTKKRGEKKLTIEEFLPIYSQVKKEKDQGCYEDFIECLKLYDKEENGTMLLAELSHALLSLGENLDDEQVEILFNDCMPPEDDDGFIKYAPFLAKMCERTDVEQ; from the exons atg GCTGATGTACCAAAGCGTGAAGTAGAAA atgTCGAATTCGTATTCGAGGTTATGGGCTCACCCGGCGAGGGTATTGATGCTTTTGATCTTGGTGATGCTCTCCGCTCACTGAATCTTAACCCAACTCTGGCTCTCATTGAGAAAATGGGTGGCACAAAGAAACGTGGCGAAAAGAAGCTCACAATTGAAGAATTCCTCCCAATCTACTCTCAAGTTAAGAAAGAGAAAGATCAAGGCTGCTACGAAGATTTCATTGAATGTTTGAAATTGTACGACAAGGAAGAAAATGGCACCATGCTCCTCGCTGAACTTTCACATGCCCTCCTTTCCCTTG GTGAGAACTTGGATGATGAACAAGTTGAAATTCTTTTCAATGACTGTATGCCCCCAGAGGATGATGATGGCTTCATCAAATATGCcc caTTCCTCGCTAAAATGTGCGAAAGAACAGATGTCGAACAATAA
- the LOC129915435 gene encoding myosin light chain alkali isoform X2: MADVPKREVENVEFVFEVMGSPGEGIDAFDLGDALRSLNLNPTLALIEKMGGTKKRGEKKLTIEEFLPIYSQVKKEKDQGCYEDFIECLKLYDKEENGTMLLAELSHALLSLGENLDDEQVEILFNDCMPPEDDDGFIKYAQFVEKLMSDPIVFE, translated from the exons atg GCTGATGTACCAAAGCGTGAAGTAGAAA atgTCGAATTCGTATTCGAGGTTATGGGCTCACCCGGCGAGGGTATTGATGCTTTTGATCTTGGTGATGCTCTCCGCTCACTGAATCTTAACCCAACTCTGGCTCTCATTGAGAAAATGGGTGGCACAAAGAAACGTGGCGAAAAGAAGCTCACAATTGAAGAATTCCTCCCAATCTACTCTCAAGTTAAGAAAGAGAAAGATCAAGGCTGCTACGAAGATTTCATTGAATGTTTGAAATTGTACGACAAGGAAGAAAATGGCACCATGCTCCTCGCTGAACTTTCACATGCCCTCCTTTCCCTTG GTGAGAACTTGGATGATGAACAAGTTGAAATTCTTTTCAATGACTGTATGCCCCCAGAGGATGATGATGGCTTCATCAAATATGCcc aaTTCGTCGAGAAATTGATGAGCGATCCAATCGTCTTTGAGTAA